In Alkalihalobacillus sp. TS-13, the following are encoded in one genomic region:
- a CDS encoding DEAD/DEAH box helicase translates to MKNNVFEQRFKLKPFLFEALRKQNLERPTEIQERLIPSIIKGNDVIGQSQTGSGKTLAFLLPILEKINPEVQKVQAVITAPTRELARQVYNEAVKLVEDSSINVKTVVGGTDRKRMVDQLKNEPHVIVGTPGRIKDLVVEEGISIFNADMLVVDEADQMLDMGFIEDVDQIASRMAHELQMMVFSATIPENLNPFLRKYMNNPKHVHVKPEETSPAEIDHIAVPVRHRDRIELTIKIAKKFNPYLAIVFANTKKDADEVADAMIQEGLNVDRLHGDLPPRTRKHVMKRVANAECQYLVATDLAARGIDVKGVSHIIHHQIPTDLDYYIHRSGRTGRAGMSGIAAVLYERDELEKLEKLEKKGISFAHKDLKDEEWVTVNVQRSRPKKKSKDPNEFLMPKPKKVKPGYKKKFQEKKKQFNRKRKK, encoded by the coding sequence ATGAAAAATAATGTGTTTGAACAACGATTCAAATTAAAACCGTTTTTATTTGAGGCACTCAGAAAACAGAACTTGGAACGTCCGACTGAAATACAGGAACGACTTATTCCAAGCATTATCAAAGGGAATGATGTGATCGGTCAATCACAGACTGGCTCTGGAAAGACGCTTGCCTTTTTGCTGCCTATTTTAGAAAAAATCAATCCAGAAGTCCAAAAGGTCCAAGCCGTGATTACAGCCCCAACAAGAGAACTAGCGAGACAAGTATATAATGAAGCAGTTAAACTAGTTGAAGATTCATCCATCAACGTAAAAACTGTGGTGGGTGGAACAGACCGGAAGCGTATGGTCGATCAATTAAAAAATGAACCACATGTGATTGTGGGAACACCAGGACGCATTAAAGATCTCGTTGTCGAAGAAGGGATATCCATTTTTAATGCGGACATGCTTGTCGTCGATGAAGCTGATCAAATGCTCGATATGGGCTTTATAGAAGATGTAGATCAAATTGCTTCACGTATGGCACATGAGTTGCAGATGATGGTATTTTCAGCAACGATCCCTGAAAATCTGAATCCATTTTTACGTAAATATATGAACAACCCGAAGCATGTTCATGTAAAGCCTGAGGAAACGTCACCGGCTGAAATTGATCATATTGCAGTCCCTGTAAGACATCGTGATCGTATTGAACTGACAATTAAGATTGCGAAAAAGTTCAATCCTTATTTAGCGATCGTATTTGCAAATACAAAAAAAGATGCTGACGAAGTGGCAGATGCAATGATACAAGAAGGTTTGAATGTAGATAGGCTTCATGGAGACCTTCCTCCACGAACACGTAAGCATGTCATGAAACGTGTTGCGAATGCGGAATGTCAGTATTTGGTTGCAACTGATTTAGCGGCAAGAGGGATCGACGTAAAGGGAGTAAGCCATATTATCCATCATCAAATCCCGACGGATCTAGATTATTATATCCATCGATCTGGACGTACTGGTCGTGCAGGTATGAGCGGTATAGCTGCTGTCTTATATGAACGAGATGAACTCGAGAAGCTAGAGAAACTTGAGAAAAAAGGTATTTCTTTCGCACACAAGGATCTTAAGGATGAGGAATGGGTAACTGTGAACGTACAGCGTTCCCGGCCAAAAAAGAAATCTAAGGACCCGAACGAATTCTTAATGCCGAAGCCTAAAAAGGTCAAACCAGGCTACAAAAAGAAATTTCAAGAAAAAAAGAAGCAATTCAACCGTAAAAGAAAGAAATAG
- a CDS encoding YqfQ family protein, which translates to MYRMPPGFGPYGIGPMSPFGQMMPFRGGFPAARSAGFLTRFLSPNPGGGLNLVSMVENAQKVMKMADTVRPFIQQYGPMVKNIPSMLELLKEYQSYSSNSDSTEEEKKDKKDEMKNADDKNKKSSASKKKTSTTTGKKKAASTGKKKTSANSGKKAPTKPLKKKSIPNVKHVKPAPQALKRDSVPKLYI; encoded by the coding sequence ATGTACCGTATGCCTCCCGGATTTGGACCCTATGGGATTGGGCCCATGTCGCCATTCGGACAAATGATGCCATTCAGAGGGGGATTTCCCGCTGCACGATCAGCCGGGTTTTTGACTCGGTTTCTTTCACCCAATCCAGGCGGTGGACTCAATCTCGTAAGTATGGTTGAAAACGCACAAAAGGTAATGAAAATGGCTGATACTGTCAGACCATTCATACAGCAGTATGGTCCAATGGTGAAGAACATACCATCTATGCTGGAGCTATTGAAAGAATACCAAAGTTATTCTTCCAATTCTGACTCAACAGAAGAAGAGAAAAAAGATAAAAAAGATGAAATGAAAAATGCCGATGACAAAAATAAAAAATCGTCCGCAAGTAAGAAAAAAACATCTACCACTACTGGTAAAAAGAAAGCCGCAAGCACTGGTAAAAAGAAAACGTCAGCAAATAGTGGAAAGAAAGCTCCGACGAAGCCACTTAAGAAAAAATCCATTCCGAATGTGAAGCATGTTAAACCAGCGCCTCAAGCACTTAAACGCGATTCGGTTCCAAAACTGTATATTTAG
- a CDS encoding 4-hydroxy-3-methylbut-2-enyl diphosphate reductase has product MKVIKVSPRGYCYGVVDAMVIARQAASDPEIPRPIYILGMIVHNKHVTDAFEEEGIITLDGHNRLEILKQVNEGTVIFTAHGVSPEVRRIAREKGLHTIDATCPDVTVTHDLIKEKKEEGYHVAYIGKKGHPEPEGAMGIAPDIVHLIENEDDVENLDIKADKILITNQTTMSQWDVQHLIEQIQEKYPQAEVHEEICKATQVRQEAVAVQAVEADLLLVVGDPRSNNSNRLAQVSWEIAGTPSHRIADVTEIKLEWLENVETVAVTAGASTPTPITKEVIMFLDQYDPEDETTWERERKVKSSKILPKVKAAKK; this is encoded by the coding sequence ATGAAGGTAATCAAAGTCTCACCTCGCGGATATTGTTATGGAGTTGTCGATGCAATGGTCATCGCCAGACAAGCTGCAAGTGACCCTGAAATACCTAGACCAATCTATATCCTGGGTATGATTGTTCATAATAAACATGTCACCGATGCTTTTGAAGAAGAAGGCATTATTACTTTGGATGGTCATAACCGTCTTGAAATACTGAAACAAGTAAATGAAGGGACAGTTATTTTCACAGCTCATGGTGTCTCACCTGAGGTCCGAAGAATTGCCCGTGAAAAAGGTCTTCATACAATAGATGCGACTTGCCCGGATGTGACAGTCACCCACGATCTGATTAAAGAAAAGAAAGAAGAAGGCTATCATGTCGCTTATATCGGGAAAAAAGGGCATCCTGAACCCGAAGGAGCTATGGGAATCGCACCTGATATCGTCCATTTGATTGAAAATGAAGACGATGTTGAAAATCTCGATATCAAAGCAGATAAAATTTTAATTACGAATCAGACTACCATGAGTCAGTGGGATGTCCAACATCTTATTGAACAGATCCAGGAAAAATACCCACAAGCTGAAGTACATGAAGAAATCTGTAAGGCGACCCAGGTCCGTCAGGAAGCCGTTGCGGTTCAAGCAGTTGAAGCTGATCTGTTGCTTGTCGTCGGAGACCCGCGCAGTAACAACTCAAATCGCCTCGCCCAGGTTTCATGGGAAATTGCAGGCACTCCATCACACAGGATTGCAGATGTCACAGAAATTAAGCTCGAGTGGTTGGAAAACGTCGAAACTGTTGCTGTTACAGCAGGAGCTTCTACACCGACGCCTATCACGAAAGAAGTCATCATGTTCCTTGATCAATATGATCCTGAGGATGAAACAACCTGGGAAAGAGAACGGAAAGTAAAATCCAGCAAAATCCTGCCGAAGGTCAAAGCTGCTAAGAAATAA
- a CDS encoding Nif3-like dinuclear metal center hexameric protein has product MSKQHAHAQEIIQQIDQLAPKWMAVEGDPIGLQVGSLQKRVKKIMVTLDVIEPVIDEAIRENVDLIIAHHPLIFKPLKRIDLDTSYGRTIQKLMKHDITVYAAHTNLDVAKGGVNDLLADAIGMTDTEVLVETLEDKLKKLVVFVPETNVANVRDALGKAGAGFIGNYSHCTFNTTGTGTFLPHEGTNPHIGEQGKMEFVDEVKIETLYPASIEKEVLAALRKSHPYEEVAYDLLPLENQGEPLGIGRIGKPKVPMTVGELAEKLKEIFNLGGVRVVGDLQKPVNKIAVSGGEGNDFISKAMFKGADVFITGDIKYHYAHDAWMEGMAIIDPGHNIEQVMINGVAEILEGWIQEKGSETEIYRCKEHTDPFKFI; this is encoded by the coding sequence GTGAGTAAACAACATGCACATGCTCAAGAGATCATACAACAGATTGACCAGCTTGCACCTAAGTGGATGGCTGTGGAAGGGGATCCGATCGGCCTTCAAGTCGGTTCCTTGCAAAAACGCGTGAAAAAAATCATGGTGACGCTGGATGTCATCGAACCTGTTATCGATGAAGCGATCCGTGAAAATGTTGATTTGATCATTGCTCATCATCCGCTCATCTTCAAACCATTAAAGAGGATCGATCTTGATACTTCATACGGGCGCACGATCCAAAAGCTGATGAAGCATGACATAACCGTTTATGCCGCTCATACCAACCTGGATGTGGCAAAGGGTGGTGTCAATGATTTGCTTGCGGATGCAATTGGTATGACAGATACAGAGGTACTTGTGGAGACGCTGGAAGATAAGCTGAAAAAGCTAGTGGTGTTTGTGCCAGAGACGAATGTAGCTAACGTGAGAGACGCATTAGGAAAGGCTGGAGCAGGTTTTATCGGAAACTACAGCCACTGTACATTTAATACAACAGGGACGGGGACCTTTTTACCGCACGAAGGAACCAATCCACATATCGGTGAACAAGGCAAAATGGAATTCGTCGATGAGGTTAAAATCGAGACACTCTATCCAGCAAGTATTGAAAAGGAAGTATTGGCAGCATTACGAAAATCCCATCCATATGAAGAGGTGGCATATGACCTTCTTCCACTTGAGAACCAGGGTGAACCACTCGGGATTGGGCGAATAGGAAAGCCGAAAGTTCCCATGACAGTCGGAGAACTTGCCGAAAAGCTTAAAGAAATATTCAATTTAGGCGGTGTCCGGGTAGTCGGCGATCTTCAAAAGCCAGTGAACAAAATTGCTGTTTCCGGTGGAGAAGGAAATGACTTCATCAGTAAGGCGATGTTTAAAGGTGCTGATGTATTCATCACAGGGGACATCAAGTATCATTATGCACACGATGCATGGATGGAAGGCATGGCGATCATCGACCCCGGACACAATATCGAACAAGTGATGATTAATGGTGTAGCGGAAATCTTAGAAGGTTGGATTCAAGAGAAGGGCTCTGAAACAGAGATTTATAGATGTAAAGAACACACGGATCCTTTTAAGTTTATCTAA
- a CDS encoding tRNA (adenine(22)-N(1))-methyltransferase TrmK produces the protein MITISNRLEKVTTYIPKGSTLADIGSDHAFLPCFAVQKGIISKAIAGEVNEGPFRSAYNQVKALGLEDKIEVRLGDGLEVIDPYEVSAVVIAGMGGQLISNILERGKERLQGIERLILQPNMGARFIRDWFEKNNWKLIGESILEEDEKIYEILVAKPTNVQNTFNDTERLLGPFLMNECNSTFEKKWKREKENWERILIQLEKALPTQEICERKELLKQKINAVTEAIK, from the coding sequence ATGATAACCATTTCAAACCGATTAGAAAAAGTGACGACATATATACCAAAGGGTTCAACCCTGGCTGATATCGGCTCTGACCATGCCTTCCTGCCTTGTTTTGCAGTGCAAAAAGGGATTATCAGCAAAGCAATCGCAGGAGAAGTGAACGAAGGGCCATTCCGCTCAGCCTATAATCAAGTGAAAGCACTCGGCTTAGAGGATAAAATCGAGGTAAGACTGGGAGACGGCTTAGAAGTGATTGACCCATATGAGGTTTCAGCCGTAGTGATCGCTGGTATGGGCGGCCAGTTGATCAGTAACATTTTAGAACGAGGAAAAGAACGGCTTCAGGGCATAGAACGTCTTATTCTTCAACCAAATATGGGGGCTCGTTTCATACGAGATTGGTTCGAAAAAAATAATTGGAAACTGATTGGGGAATCGATTCTTGAAGAGGATGAAAAGATTTATGAAATCCTCGTAGCAAAACCGACCAACGTACAGAATACCTTCAATGATACGGAAAGATTGTTAGGTCCATTTTTGATGAATGAGTGCAATAGTACGTTCGAAAAGAAGTGGAAGCGGGAAAAAGAGAACTGGGAGAGGATTCTTATTCAATTGGAAAAAGCTCTGCCTACCCAAGAAATCTGTGAACGCAAAGAGCTTTTGAAACAGAAAATCAATGCAGTAACGGAGGCGATAAAGTGA
- the cccA gene encoding cytochrome c550: MKRNPLIPFAITAVFGIAIMIVLSAVGVNEAKEKAAGGGEEVKPEQIVQQTCTSCHGQNLEGGMGPALTDVGSKYKPEEIVDIIQNGKGQMPAQSLSAEEAKAVAEFLVNGGEEGGGEGEE, translated from the coding sequence ATGAAAAGAAATCCATTGATTCCATTCGCCATCACTGCTGTATTCGGCATTGCAATTATGATTGTTTTATCTGCTGTAGGTGTTAACGAAGCAAAAGAAAAGGCAGCTGGCGGCGGAGAAGAAGTGAAACCAGAGCAAATTGTACAACAAACCTGTACATCCTGCCATGGTCAAAACCTTGAAGGTGGTATGGGACCAGCTCTTACAGATGTCGGTTCTAAGTATAAACCAGAAGAGATCGTTGATATCATTCAGAATGGTAAAGGCCAAATGCCTGCTCAGTCTCTAAGTGCTGAAGAAGCAAAAGCAGTCGCTGAATTCCTGGTAAATGGCGGCGAAGAGGGCGGCGGAGAAGGCGAAGAGTAA